In Bythopirellula goksoeyrii, a single window of DNA contains:
- a CDS encoding vitamin K epoxide reductase family protein: MISTHSVSSTQHSTNNATLRLGAIRWFIQDIKALPGWPVTLVLALCIIVAISASVYLLWTNLTSSPIAGCGSGGGWVDCENVASSPWALWLGVPVSFLALGIYLAMATALVTGSVSWFSRSVRKVSWVVVTTAVFAAGLSAMWFVALQLIVLKHICLYCMIAHTCSLVATVTMLLASPLRAKAMLAAAALSFVGLAVLVVGQVFARPQDMHRIEKFDNPAGSESEQIEFAPPTEGSPAEEALDEKSNDELFQPPTTDNLSATALWPDLVSVYFPSQARVAFPTFLATEMIVDDASVPESANRRIVAIQGGAIKLDVAQWPLVGSNDAKYVFVAMFDYCCPPCRKTYMTVSRARENLDDQLAVICLPVPLNSTCNPSVRVTNPNFEESCELAKLAVAVWRVDPTRFASLHNWMFQGTVVPSYADAKMKAATLVDDKKLDAEIASGIPDRYIAKHVEIYQKVGAGAIPKLMFPRTSIIGEYSSVEGMVDVIRHEAK, translated from the coding sequence ATGATTTCAACACATTCAGTAAGCTCAACGCAACACTCCACTAACAACGCAACGCTTCGACTTGGAGCAATTCGCTGGTTCATTCAAGACATCAAGGCCTTGCCGGGATGGCCAGTGACACTTGTCTTGGCGCTTTGTATCATTGTGGCTATCAGTGCGAGCGTCTATTTACTCTGGACCAACTTAACTTCGTCACCGATAGCAGGCTGCGGTAGTGGTGGCGGGTGGGTCGATTGCGAGAATGTCGCCAGCAGCCCTTGGGCTCTGTGGCTTGGCGTCCCCGTAAGCTTCCTGGCGCTGGGGATCTATCTGGCGATGGCGACGGCTCTGGTCACTGGATCCGTTAGCTGGTTTAGTCGATCGGTGCGAAAGGTCAGCTGGGTCGTCGTTACCACCGCCGTGTTTGCGGCTGGGCTCAGTGCAATGTGGTTTGTAGCACTACAGTTGATTGTCCTCAAACACATTTGTCTCTATTGCATGATTGCTCATACATGTAGTCTGGTCGCAACGGTGACCATGCTGCTGGCCAGTCCGTTGAGAGCAAAGGCGATGTTAGCCGCAGCGGCCTTAAGTTTTGTAGGGCTTGCGGTTTTAGTTGTCGGTCAGGTGTTTGCCCGCCCGCAAGACATGCATCGAATCGAGAAGTTTGACAATCCAGCAGGTTCAGAGTCAGAGCAGATCGAGTTCGCTCCACCAACAGAAGGAAGCCCGGCCGAGGAGGCATTGGATGAGAAGTCAAATGACGAGCTATTCCAACCTCCGACGACGGACAATCTTAGTGCGACTGCGTTGTGGCCGGACTTGGTCTCGGTTTACTTTCCAAGTCAAGCGAGGGTCGCTTTCCCAACCTTTCTAGCCACAGAAATGATTGTAGATGATGCAAGCGTACCCGAATCTGCAAACCGTCGGATCGTTGCAATTCAAGGTGGCGCTATCAAGCTAGATGTAGCACAGTGGCCGCTGGTCGGTTCCAATGATGCGAAGTATGTTTTTGTTGCAATGTTCGATTATTGCTGCCCACCTTGTCGCAAAACTTACATGACCGTCTCTCGCGCCCGAGAGAATTTAGATGATCAATTGGCTGTCATTTGTTTGCCTGTCCCGCTCAATTCAACCTGCAACCCCAGCGTACGAGTGACAAACCCGAATTTCGAGGAATCGTGCGAATTGGCGAAGCTAGCTGTGGCAGTATGGCGAGTGGATCCAACCCGTTTCGCATCGCTTCACAATTGGATGTTCCAAGGTACAGTGGTGCCGAGCTATGCAGATGCAAAGATGAAGGCAGCGACACTCGTTGATGATAAAAAACTTGATGCCGAAATAGCATCCGGAATTCCTGATCGATACATAGCAAAACATGTTGAGATTTACCAAAAAGTGGGAGCAGGAGCGATCCCAAAACTGATGTTTCCGCGTACTAGCATCATTGGTGAGTATTCTTCTGTCGAAGGAATGGTAGATGTGATCCGCCACGAAGCGAAGTAG
- a CDS encoding WecB/TagA/CpsF family glycosyltransferase, whose protein sequence is MPSSMKYRRINVLGVGISVLTLDTAVEAVNKALASGIQSYITVTGVHGISECQRDPELLRIHNESLLSTPDGMPLTWLGRFHGIGPTEMDRVYGPDLMLRIIEDGQQSKQRDKGLRHFLLGGAEGVAEILRDKLLARIPNAEIVGIRTPPFRPLTQVEEHDLVEELRLLRPDCLWVGLSTPKQERFMADLLSRYGAASTGTLKLPAPLVMFGVGAAFDFHAGLMPQAPRWIQRAGMEWGYRLATEPRRLWRRYLTNNPLFVARIAMQLLGLRKYELPADLPLE, encoded by the coding sequence ATGCCAAGCTCAATGAAGTATCGACGAATCAACGTTCTCGGCGTGGGCATTAGTGTTTTGACACTCGACACGGCTGTAGAAGCTGTGAATAAAGCACTTGCATCTGGAATCCAAAGCTATATCACCGTAACTGGGGTACATGGCATCAGCGAATGCCAGCGAGATCCGGAACTGTTGCGAATACACAATGAGTCGCTGCTATCAACCCCTGATGGGATGCCACTCACCTGGTTAGGACGCTTTCACGGCATCGGACCTACAGAAATGGACCGTGTCTATGGCCCCGATCTGATGCTGCGCATTATCGAAGATGGACAGCAATCAAAGCAGCGCGACAAGGGATTGCGGCATTTCCTCTTAGGTGGAGCTGAAGGTGTTGCAGAAATCTTGCGAGACAAGTTACTTGCACGCATACCCAATGCCGAAATTGTTGGGATTCGTACCCCACCTTTTCGGCCGCTCACTCAGGTCGAAGAACATGACCTTGTGGAAGAACTGAGACTGCTCAGACCAGACTGCCTGTGGGTAGGGCTGAGTACACCGAAGCAAGAACGCTTTATGGCCGATCTCTTGTCGCGTTATGGTGCAGCGTCAACGGGGACGCTTAAGTTACCTGCACCATTAGTCATGTTCGGTGTGGGGGCGGCGTTTGATTTTCACGCCGGCTTAATGCCACAAGCACCCCGCTGGATACAGCGTGCCGGGATGGAGTGGGGCTACCGACTGGCTACGGAGCCACGCCGACTGTGGCGACGCTATTTGACGAACAACCCACTATTCGTCGCACGCATAGCGATGCAGCTTCTGGGGCTTAGGAAGTACGAGTTACCAGCGGATCTCCCCCTTGAGTAG
- a CDS encoding sugar transferase translates to MRVDRNGSILSILFITLSEEGDLALMERVLEGRLRLTDTPGMLNDGRIVLLLPDTPEEGAWKVAADISEVYPPGPHRPQCDVIVYPDVRTKRIKEVSDSSHSLGVAPSGTDAALLFCQPLPRWKRFLDIIGSITCLIAMAPTMALAAIAIKLTSPGPILFSQEREGLGGKRFRIWKMRTMIDGADELKHTLSLPSHQDGPAFKMKTDPRTTPVGRILRWTSIDELPQFWNVLKGDMSLVGPRPLPTSESQACANWQRRRLSVPPGMTCTWQVFARGNVSFDEWMRMDLQYSRQVSLWGDIKLAMLTLPSLLLHKGIR, encoded by the coding sequence ATGCGCGTTGATCGCAACGGATCCATTCTTTCAATTCTGTTTATCACTCTGTCCGAAGAGGGTGATCTCGCCCTGATGGAACGTGTATTAGAAGGCCGGCTGCGCCTGACTGACACGCCGGGCATGCTTAACGATGGGCGCATCGTTTTGCTGCTTCCCGACACTCCGGAAGAGGGCGCTTGGAAGGTTGCTGCCGACATCAGTGAAGTTTATCCGCCCGGACCACATCGTCCTCAATGCGACGTAATCGTTTACCCCGATGTTCGAACCAAACGCATCAAGGAAGTAAGCGATTCATCACATAGTTTGGGAGTTGCTCCAAGTGGCACAGACGCTGCTCTCCTCTTTTGCCAGCCACTTCCCAGGTGGAAACGCTTTTTGGATATCATTGGCAGCATTACTTGCCTGATAGCCATGGCACCAACCATGGCCCTTGCCGCGATCGCCATCAAGCTCACTTCACCAGGACCTATCTTGTTTAGTCAAGAACGGGAAGGTCTAGGAGGCAAACGGTTTCGGATTTGGAAAATGCGCACTATGATCGACGGAGCTGACGAATTGAAACACACGCTCAGTCTTCCTAGCCATCAAGACGGACCTGCCTTCAAGATGAAAACAGATCCTCGCACGACTCCAGTGGGGCGAATACTGCGTTGGACCAGCATCGACGAACTCCCGCAGTTTTGGAACGTGCTCAAAGGAGACATGTCGCTTGTTGGACCACGACCTCTGCCAACCTCCGAATCTCAAGCCTGCGCTAATTGGCAGCGACGGCGGCTATCGGTGCCACCAGGCATGACCTGTACCTGGCAAGTGTTTGCCCGGGGAAATGTATCCTTCGACGAGTGGATGCGCATGGATTTGCAGTACAGCCGTCAAGTTTCTCTGTGGGGCGACATCAAGTTGGCAATGCTTACGCTACCCTCTTTATTGCTCCATAAAGGTATTCGCTAG
- a CDS encoding glycosyltransferase family 8 protein, whose amino-acid sequence MEKNHQPSPPDTTLVYAVDQRNAYAMMISLSSALEQSNGLAGVCVLYSGNDQERVSRHLQRTCGEISFRLINAIDELQRLKGRALPLGTIGDVAYLKFLVPEFVETPRAVFLDADTIVLSDLRGLYEQALHGRPVGAVQDWLVPTVLCQNSPIRDYLDQVDDQPYLNSGVMVMDIERLRRLDLLSEAAKYRGIKVRYSDQDLYNLLLMGNWTAVDPVWNYPIDSTLVEVSRREQHDQLWSERKICHYMGTKKPWIFPFNIRSANRDFVACRQRSSLRYWIPTPLSPSSLRYYAGYARRKFGNEF is encoded by the coding sequence TTGGAAAAGAATCATCAACCGTCGCCACCGGATACCACGCTAGTTTATGCTGTCGATCAACGCAACGCTTATGCGATGATGATCTCGCTGAGCTCCGCCCTGGAACAATCAAACGGGCTGGCCGGTGTTTGCGTCCTCTATTCCGGCAATGACCAGGAGCGCGTCAGCCGTCACTTGCAGCGAACCTGTGGAGAGATATCTTTCCGGTTGATCAATGCGATTGATGAACTGCAGCGACTCAAGGGCAGAGCATTGCCTCTTGGAACCATCGGCGATGTAGCCTACTTGAAGTTCTTGGTTCCCGAGTTTGTCGAGACTCCTCGGGCCGTGTTTCTGGATGCCGACACGATCGTACTTTCCGACTTGCGTGGACTCTACGAGCAAGCCTTACATGGAAGACCTGTTGGTGCTGTCCAGGACTGGCTTGTGCCGACAGTATTGTGCCAGAACTCTCCGATTCGGGATTATCTTGACCAAGTGGACGACCAACCTTACCTCAACTCCGGTGTGATGGTCATGGACATCGAGCGACTAAGACGTTTGGATCTATTGAGTGAAGCCGCCAAGTATCGTGGTATCAAAGTGCGCTATTCCGATCAGGACCTGTACAATTTACTCCTGATGGGAAATTGGACAGCGGTAGACCCCGTTTGGAACTATCCGATTGACAGCACGCTGGTAGAAGTGTCGCGACGAGAGCAGCACGATCAACTTTGGTCGGAGAGAAAGATATGCCACTACATGGGAACGAAAAAACCCTGGATTTTTCCATTCAATATCCGCTCGGCAAACCGAGATTTTGTAGCCTGTCGACAGCGGTCCAGTCTGCGATATTGGATACCGACGCCGCTGAGTCCGTCGAGCCTTCGGTATTACGCAGGTTACGCTCGACGCAAGTTCGGCAACGAATTTTGA
- a CDS encoding GumC family protein: MPDVSGSLREQLSVLNRHRRKMVLFFLSTMAVVTLGIILCPRTYESQAMLHVLIGRENVSIDPTAATGPTITMMETREHEINTVKDMLQSRTVLDKVVAELGAQNILDPEQYSNPDQSRDTDEFSFLGKIYNLMLAVNLADPVSEGERAALQLANDVKVSSEPESNVIQVVFRSGTPEFAQRLGEVFLASYQEQHSRAHRTHGSQEFFVEQSQERASALAAAEQKLRDLKNKYGIVTISARQLTLSKQLEQVETDMLSTASAIAGANAKIQALRQSLEEIPERLVTEEITEASQAADTMRNTLYDLQIREQELSAKHTDQNPLVMAIRQQVAQAQKLLSEEDKRRVQPTSSLNPANQQQKLALFAELASLSGLEARYSSVKGQREELLADLKRLNQQEIEVAELDREVSLLRSEYLTYMHNTELARINLALEAESISNVNVVQPPTFVEKPVVPPKALIIVLGFLIAVSGAIGLGLLCENLQAGVIHSPEKMETAFGAPVMESIPSVHLQNAGASAK, translated from the coding sequence ATGCCAGACGTATCAGGATCTCTTCGCGAGCAACTGTCTGTTTTGAATCGGCATCGTCGCAAGATGGTTCTGTTCTTCTTGAGCACGATGGCAGTGGTCACACTAGGCATAATTCTCTGCCCGCGGACTTATGAATCGCAGGCTATGCTGCACGTACTTATCGGGCGTGAGAATGTTTCAATTGACCCAACTGCCGCGACGGGACCTACCATTACGATGATGGAAACCCGAGAACACGAAATTAACACAGTCAAAGATATGCTGCAAAGTAGAACCGTTCTCGACAAAGTAGTCGCAGAGCTAGGTGCCCAGAATATCTTGGATCCCGAGCAATACTCAAACCCTGACCAGTCGAGAGATACCGACGAATTCTCGTTCCTAGGTAAGATCTACAACCTGATGCTTGCGGTGAATTTGGCGGACCCTGTGAGCGAAGGCGAACGAGCAGCTCTCCAACTCGCCAACGATGTGAAAGTGAGCTCCGAACCAGAATCCAATGTCATTCAAGTAGTCTTTCGGTCCGGGACGCCGGAATTTGCCCAACGCCTTGGCGAGGTTTTTCTCGCCTCCTACCAAGAGCAGCACAGCCGGGCTCATCGGACCCATGGATCGCAGGAATTTTTTGTCGAACAATCCCAGGAACGGGCCTCCGCTCTGGCTGCCGCCGAACAGAAATTGCGCGACCTAAAAAACAAGTATGGAATAGTCACCATCAGTGCGCGTCAACTAACTCTCAGCAAGCAACTGGAGCAGGTAGAGACTGATATGCTTTCGACAGCTTCTGCCATTGCTGGCGCGAACGCTAAGATTCAAGCCCTGCGTCAGTCCTTGGAGGAAATCCCCGAGCGATTAGTCACCGAGGAAATAACTGAGGCAAGTCAGGCTGCCGACACTATGCGAAACACGCTGTATGACCTGCAAATCAGGGAACAAGAGCTTTCCGCCAAACATACTGACCAAAATCCACTGGTGATGGCTATTCGCCAGCAAGTTGCTCAAGCGCAGAAGTTACTCAGTGAAGAAGATAAACGTCGGGTTCAGCCAACCAGCAGCCTCAATCCGGCTAACCAGCAACAGAAACTAGCCTTATTCGCCGAACTGGCGTCCCTTTCGGGTCTCGAAGCCCGCTACTCCTCTGTCAAAGGGCAACGCGAAGAATTGCTCGCCGATCTCAAGCGGCTGAATCAGCAAGAAATCGAAGTTGCTGAACTCGATCGCGAGGTATCGCTATTGCGAAGTGAATACCTGACCTATATGCACAATACGGAACTGGCTCGGATTAATTTAGCTTTGGAGGCTGAAAGTATTTCGAACGTCAATGTAGTACAACCGCCCACGTTTGTGGAAAAACCGGTCGTTCCGCCCAAGGCTCTGATAATTGTGCTTGGATTCTTGATTGCCGTTTCTGGTGCGATTGGTTTGGGGCTACTGTGTGAGAATCTGCAGGCCGGCGTTATTCACTCGCCGGAAAAAATGGAAACAGCTTTCGGTGCTCCCGTGATGGAGTCGATCCCCTCTGTCCACCTGCAAAACGCCGGGGCATCCGCGAAATAG
- a CDS encoding tyrosine-protein kinase family protein, translated as MSQPTVPQTSFDLTPELNRWSKLAHDFERLAARILNLTSRQGIPIRQVGFTSIARQTGTSSIAIQLAAAMSRLGEQSVILVDANREHSWFDRQFPDNNSPGLLNALSGDVEIADCIHNTTTSNLSVVPLGNPVWAEADYGNRSLVDTFQGLGERADWLLVDLPVISDMSHFRALVQQLDGVILVLTPRLARLELAAQVRHRLTQLDVHLLAVVPNQWNS; from the coding sequence ATGTCGCAGCCCACTGTCCCACAAACGTCGTTTGACCTGACCCCCGAACTCAACCGCTGGTCGAAATTGGCTCACGATTTCGAGCGACTTGCAGCGCGCATATTGAACCTGACCTCTCGCCAAGGAATTCCGATTCGGCAGGTGGGATTTACCAGCATTGCCCGCCAGACGGGGACCAGTTCCATCGCAATTCAGTTGGCGGCAGCTATGAGTCGGTTAGGCGAGCAATCTGTGATCCTGGTGGACGCCAACCGCGAACATTCCTGGTTTGACAGACAGTTTCCTGATAACAACAGTCCCGGGCTACTCAACGCACTGTCCGGAGATGTAGAGATCGCCGACTGCATTCACAATACTACGACTTCCAACCTTTCAGTGGTACCATTGGGAAATCCAGTGTGGGCTGAAGCTGACTACGGCAATCGATCGTTGGTAGACACATTTCAAGGCCTTGGCGAGCGTGCGGACTGGCTTCTGGTCGATCTTCCGGTCATAAGTGATATGAGCCATTTCCGGGCGCTAGTGCAACAATTGGACGGTGTGATTCTGGTGCTGACACCACGGCTGGCTCGGTTGGAGCTCGCCGCTCAAGTAAGACACCGGTTGACGCAACTGGACGTTCATTTGTTGGCAGTTGTCCCTAACCAATGGAACTCTTAG
- a CDS encoding glycosyltransferase, whose amino-acid sequence MNSSPATSPDPFKVLLCHNFYKLAGGEDRVFEDEAKLLENHGHQVIRYTVSNDEIDTMSSWSAAVRTIWNRKTYAELRSLIREERPTVVHFTNTFPLISPAAYYAARKERVPVVQTLQNYRLVCPGALLMRDGQICEDCLAKRIKWPAVLHGCYRGNRLASACVTTMLATHSALGTWRNLVSRYVVATEFGRQKFIEAGFRAEQITVKPNFVASVPPCGKGDGGHFVFVGRLSPEKGINTLLEAWPRFGRSLKILGDGPLADKVAQFASQHEGVQWLGHQPPETVHQVVADAISLIVPSIWYEGLPKTIIEAFSVGTPIIGSDLGAMSEVITPGKTGMLFPAGDANKLLEALHQMSDSPERCQSMRDNVRQQFEQLYTAERNYDLLRDIYCQAIDEGDLL is encoded by the coding sequence ATGAACTCCTCGCCTGCCACCTCGCCTGATCCATTCAAGGTGCTGCTCTGCCACAACTTCTACAAGTTGGCCGGTGGAGAGGATCGGGTGTTTGAGGACGAAGCAAAGCTGCTGGAGAACCATGGTCATCAGGTGATTCGCTATACGGTCTCGAACGACGAGATTGACACGATGAGCTCCTGGTCGGCCGCGGTGCGCACGATATGGAATCGGAAAACATACGCCGAACTCCGAAGTCTGATTCGCGAGGAACGCCCCACGGTGGTACACTTTACCAACACGTTTCCACTAATCTCCCCGGCCGCCTACTATGCGGCTCGCAAGGAACGTGTGCCGGTTGTCCAAACGCTGCAGAACTACCGTCTGGTCTGCCCTGGTGCGCTGTTGATGCGCGACGGCCAGATCTGCGAAGATTGCCTTGCCAAGCGAATCAAATGGCCTGCTGTGCTCCATGGCTGCTATCGGGGCAATCGGCTGGCATCGGCCTGCGTCACCACGATGTTGGCCACACACTCGGCGCTGGGTACCTGGCGGAACCTGGTATCGCGCTACGTGGTGGCAACCGAATTCGGACGCCAGAAATTCATCGAAGCTGGTTTCCGTGCCGAGCAAATCACTGTGAAACCCAATTTCGTCGCCTCCGTTCCTCCCTGTGGAAAGGGCGACGGCGGGCATTTTGTGTTTGTCGGTCGGCTATCTCCTGAAAAAGGCATCAACACTCTGCTCGAAGCATGGCCGCGTTTCGGTAGAAGCCTCAAGATCCTTGGCGATGGCCCGTTGGCAGACAAAGTGGCCCAATTCGCCTCGCAGCACGAGGGCGTGCAGTGGCTAGGCCACCAACCCCCCGAGACTGTCCACCAGGTGGTTGCCGATGCGATCTCCCTGATTGTCCCGTCAATCTGGTACGAGGGACTGCCGAAAACAATCATCGAAGCTTTTTCGGTCGGCACTCCCATTATTGGTTCGGACCTGGGAGCCATGTCCGAAGTAATCACCCCCGGCAAAACAGGGATGCTCTTTCCGGCAGGAGACGCGAACAAACTACTGGAAGCACTTCATCAGATGAGCGACTCACCTGAGCGGTGTCAATCAATGCGAGACAATGTCCGCCAACAGTTTGAGCAGCTCTACACTGCTGAACGCAACTACGATTTGTTGCGCGATATCTATTGTCAGGCAATTGACGAGGGTGACCTTCTGTAG
- a CDS encoding class I SAM-dependent methyltransferase: MSSSPDSPLTDSSLSECCRFCEKNLEHTVVDLGLSPLCQNIVTLEQAGQPEVFYPLQVRVCEACWLVQVHAHVMGEDIFQSDYAYFSSYSDSWLKHCREYVELMTDRLQLGPQSQVVEVASNDGYLLQYFVQKGIPALGVEPAVTVAEAARAKGVHSINEFFGAATAQKLVEQNIRPDLLLGNNVLAHVPDLNDFVTGLKILLKNDGVITFEFPHLMCLIEGNQFDTIYQEHYCYFSLLAIQKIFLHHGLTIFDVNQLMTHGGSLRIYARHSEDSGKPVLKSVQTLIDQEIEKGYNTLATYSAFAQRVVETKWKLLEFLMQAKRAGKTVVGYGAPGKGNTLLNYCGIRSDSILYTVDRNPVKQNTLLPGSRIPVYTPERIAETRPDYVLILPWNLREEIMEQLSYIRQWGGKFVVPIPETQIFD; the protein is encoded by the coding sequence ATGAGCTCTTCGCCCGACTCGCCTCTGACTGACAGCAGTCTCTCCGAATGTTGCCGTTTCTGCGAAAAGAATCTGGAACATACGGTCGTTGACTTGGGACTTTCTCCCTTGTGTCAAAACATAGTTACGCTCGAACAGGCCGGACAACCCGAAGTGTTCTACCCACTGCAAGTGCGAGTCTGCGAAGCCTGCTGGCTGGTGCAGGTGCATGCCCATGTGATGGGCGAGGACATCTTCCAGAGCGACTATGCCTATTTTTCTTCGTATTCCGACTCGTGGCTGAAGCATTGCCGAGAGTACGTGGAGCTGATGACCGACCGATTGCAACTCGGCCCCCAAAGCCAGGTCGTCGAGGTGGCCAGCAACGATGGCTACTTACTGCAGTATTTCGTTCAGAAAGGCATTCCTGCTCTGGGCGTGGAACCAGCCGTAACTGTAGCCGAGGCAGCTCGGGCGAAGGGTGTCCATTCGATCAACGAATTCTTTGGTGCCGCAACTGCCCAAAAGTTGGTCGAGCAAAACATTCGCCCCGACTTGCTGCTGGGAAATAATGTGCTGGCCCATGTCCCAGATCTGAATGACTTTGTGACGGGACTCAAGATCCTGCTCAAGAATGATGGTGTGATTACCTTTGAATTTCCGCACCTGATGTGTCTGATCGAAGGAAATCAATTCGACACGATTTACCAAGAGCATTATTGCTACTTTTCATTGCTGGCCATCCAGAAGATTTTTCTGCACCATGGATTGACGATTTTCGATGTTAATCAACTTATGACCCACGGTGGGTCGCTAAGAATCTACGCCCGCCACAGCGAAGATTCCGGCAAACCGGTTTTGAAATCAGTGCAAACGTTGATCGACCAGGAGATCGAAAAAGGCTACAACACGTTGGCCACCTACTCGGCCTTCGCACAGCGGGTAGTCGAGACCAAGTGGAAACTGCTGGAATTCTTGATGCAGGCCAAACGGGCTGGCAAGACAGTGGTCGGATACGGCGCGCCCGGCAAAGGAAATACCCTCTTAAACTACTGCGGGATTCGCTCGGATTCTATTCTCTATACCGTCGACCGAAATCCGGTCAAGCAGAATACGCTACTCCCAGGTTCACGCATTCCGGTGTACACCCCCGAGCGCATCGCTGAGACGCGTCCCGACTATGTATTGATTCTCCCCTGGAACCTGCGAGAAGAGATCATGGAGCAGCTTTCTTACATACGTCAGTGGGGCGGCAAGTTCGTAGTGCCTATCCCTGAGACTCAAATTTTCGATTAG
- a CDS encoding phytanoyl-CoA dioxygenase family protein: MTTLYFDSQHPDPQRRANIMKGDIYVFSPRPSICNLIAFARQMADEAFAPHDPCEAQHHLPPEQFAEILGKLKPQFMHHPQVKDFLRAMLEDFGADPQETYFDVPRMRTMTHGDYLRTGIALAVPPHRDTWFAGHQSQLNWWFPMKGVQPNNTMVLHPGYFSRGVENISGRYNHNDWLANARSAAVQHVKKDTRNLPEITQDIDHGSDIVIQCEEGGLILFSASHLHSTSPNTSGHTRFSVDFRTVNIEDVISGNAAPNVDNQAVGTTLGEYMQAGDLTPIPEEVVAAQ, translated from the coding sequence ATGACGACACTCTATTTTGATTCGCAACACCCCGATCCGCAGCGTCGTGCCAATATTATGAAGGGTGATATTTATGTATTTTCGCCTCGTCCTTCGATCTGCAATCTCATAGCTTTTGCCCGCCAGATGGCCGATGAGGCATTTGCACCGCATGATCCGTGCGAAGCTCAACATCACTTGCCGCCCGAGCAATTTGCAGAAATACTAGGCAAATTGAAACCGCAGTTCATGCACCATCCACAGGTCAAAGATTTCCTACGTGCCATGTTGGAGGACTTTGGTGCTGATCCTCAAGAGACGTATTTCGATGTGCCCCGCATGCGTACCATGACCCACGGTGATTACCTGCGCACTGGCATCGCCTTGGCCGTGCCGCCGCACCGCGACACCTGGTTCGCGGGGCACCAATCGCAATTAAACTGGTGGTTTCCGATGAAAGGCGTTCAACCGAACAATACGATGGTGCTGCATCCAGGGTACTTCAGTCGTGGTGTGGAGAACATCTCCGGCCGCTACAATCACAACGATTGGTTGGCCAATGCCCGCTCAGCAGCAGTTCAACACGTAAAGAAAGACACCCGCAATCTTCCTGAGATTACTCAGGACATCGATCACGGTTCCGATATCGTCATCCAGTGTGAGGAGGGCGGATTAATATTGTTCTCGGCCTCTCACCTCCACTCGACTAGTCCCAATACTTCTGGCCATACACGTTTCAGCGTCGATTTTCGTACCGTCAATATAGAGGATGTGATTTCTGGCAACGCAGCACCAAACGTGGACAACCAAGCCGTGGGAACGACGCTAGGCGAGTACATGCAAGCTGGCGACCTTACGCCCATTCCCGAGGAAGTAGTTGCCGCCCAATGA